A window of the Hordeum vulgare subsp. vulgare chromosome 5H, MorexV3_pseudomolecules_assembly, whole genome shotgun sequence genome harbors these coding sequences:
- the LOC123400026 gene encoding ADP-ribosylation factor-like protein 2 — translation MGLLSIIRKIKRKEKEMRILMVGLDNSGKTTIVLKINGEDTSVISPTLGFNIKTIQYQKYSLNIWDVGGQKTIRSYWRNYFEQTDGLVWVVDSSDVRRLDDCRAELHNLLKEERLAGSSLLVFANKQDIQGALKPDEIANVLNLEVMNKDRHWKIVGCSAYTGDGLLQGFDWLVQDIASRIYVLD, via the exons ATGGGTCTCCTCAGCATCATCAGAAAAATCAAGCGCAAGGAAAAGGAGATGCGTATTCTCATGGT CGGCCTGGACAACTCGGGTAAGACGACAATTGTGCTCAAGATAAATGGGGAGGACACCAGTGTCATCAGCCCTACTCTTGGCTTTAATATCAAAACCATCCAGTACCAAAA GTACTCGCTCAACATATGGGATGTCGGGGGCCAGAAGACCATCCGTTCGTATTGGAGGAACTACTTCGAGCAGACTGACGGTCTAGTTTGGGTGGTGGATAGTTCCGACGTCCGGAGGCTCGACGATTGCCGTGCTGAGCTCCACAATCTTTTGAAAGAAGAG AGACTGGCTGGATCGTCGCTGTTAGTTTTCGCAAATAAGCAGGACATTCAGGGCGCTTTGAAGCCTGACGAAATCGCCAAT GTTCTGAATCTTGAAGTGATGAACAAGGACCGGCACTGGAAGATCGTCGGGTGCAGCGCCTACACCGGCGACGGCCTGCTCCAGGGCTTCGACTGGCTGGTCCAGGACATCGCCTCCCGCATCTACGTCCTCGACTGA
- the LOC123400027 gene encoding glycine-rich RNA-binding protein blt801-like produces MAETEYRCFVGGLAWATDDHNLQAAFSQYGEILDAKIINDRETGRSRGFGFVTFGSEESMRQAIEEMNGKELDGRSITVNEAQSRRSGGGGGGGGGYGGQRGGGGGYGGGGGYGGQGGGYGGQGGGGYGGQGGGGYGGQRGGGGGYGGGGGGYGGGGGGYGGQRGGGDSGGQWRS; encoded by the exons ATGGCGGAGACGGAGTACCGCTGCTTCGTGGGCGGCCTCGCCTGGGCCACCGACGACCACAACCTCCAGGCCGCCTTCAGCCAGTACGGCGAGATCCTCGACGCCAAG ATCATCAACGACCGTGAGACGGGGAGGTCGCGCGGGTTCGGGttcgtgacgttcgggagcgaGGAGTCGATGCGCCAGGCCATCGAGGAGATGAACGGCAAGGAGCTCGACGGGCGCAGCATCACCGTCAACGAGGCCCAGTCCCGCCGCtccggcggcgggggcggcggcggcggcggctacggcggccagcgcggcggtggcggaggctacggcggcggtggcggctacGGCGGCCAGGGAGGTGGCTACGGCGGCCAGGGAGGCGGTGGCTACGGCGGCCAGGGCGGTGGTGGCTACGGCGGccagcgcggcggcggcggcggctacggcggtggcggcggtggttacggcggcggcggtggcggctacGGCGGCCAGCGCGGCGGCGGCGACTCCGGCGGCCAGTGGAGGTCCTGA
- the LOC123396512 gene encoding uncharacterized protein LOC123396512 has translation MLTTSTGCKMVALLGHHSGSILRLQDGRAAQVAQQKEGPGAAGVPHHTARAGGCVAHGGGRVKTGDASCHSDDVSLEELEVTFAPSSMGGIFCERIRISKMPRNVSTGLCQCEMGEWQALHGGTWNAVKSPYNSRYVDVKLAHKKYVVFSLSIQEELQKWRLACLGIGFVLLFLSPIVSKWAPFYYSSSMALGILLVVLIVLFEILF, from the exons ATGCTCACCACCAGCACTGGCTGCAAGATGGTCGCGTTGCTCGGGCACCACAGCGGCAGCATCCTCCGGCTGCAAGATGGTCGCGCTGCTCAGGTGGCACAACAGAAGGAGGGCCCGGGCGCCGCTGGcgttcctcatcatactgcccgtGCTGGCGGGTGCGTTGCACACGGAGGTGGTCGCGTGAAGACTGGAGATGCATCCTGCCACTCTGATG ACGTTAGCTTGGAAGAACTGGAGGTGACTTTTGCTCCCTCATCCATGGGTGGAATTTTCTGTGAGCGAATCCGCATATCTAAAATGCCAAG GAATGTTTCTACCGGTTTGTGCCAATGTGAGATGGGTGAATGGCAAGCTCTGCACGGTGGCACGTGGAATGCTGTGAAGTCTCCCTAcaacagcagatatgttgatgtgAAACTTGCTCATAAGAAATATGTTGTCTTCAGCCTTTCCATTCAGGAAG AGCTTCAGAAGTGGCGTTTAGCTTGCCTTGGTATTGGATTTGTTCTGCTATTCCTGTCACCCATCGTTAGTAAATGGGCACCTTTTTACTATAGCAGCTCTATGGCTCTTGGAATCCTACTTGTGGTGCTGATTGTCCTTTTCGAGATATTGTTTTAG